In the Podospora pseudocomata strain CBS 415.72m chromosome 5, whole genome shotgun sequence genome, one interval contains:
- a CDS encoding hypothetical protein (EggNog:ENOG503PFTI): MVGLLRLPNELLDIIFGGLDAQSFSALRLTSKYIKLATLPAFISRYFQTRYIMLSRLSLENLMEIARHPDFGPAVKTLELCTDHFVEFPNPYFHTTRHQGDILLTIEEGRCPPAVLVGSIDDAHSSGEEEDQSPGEEGRRTDEGSVSSQASYETLLDKVAYTSLWEEQEYIIMSGLAQAYITQALISLPNIEAAVISNMHRPWGALAHGRQTGLPPTNALDDSMQVQFLGQVLRITLTAIATSGAALSSLAITAGVLSREAIAPDILRPSESHFQYYKNLPPSLTELTLNVSAKATRGAEDRWADDLSAFIGVFRQLTQLDLVITPVDYGPRVDRLKQLAPKLQIPNLQCLGLYRAYCSVQDLGAFIVRHKATLQSVTLVQVGVSGGIGHWRSLFALIRAHLPRLELSIKLCTAAGLVLLCRAEHENGEEFEDSFDVGGSHEAWTTAIEVIETR, translated from the coding sequence ATGGTGGGACTTCTTCGGCTTCCTAACGAGCTGCTGGATATCATATTTGGCGGGCTAGACGCCCAAAGCTTCTCCGCCCTCCGGTTGACGTCCAAATATATAAAATTAGCCACGTTGCCAGCTTTCATCAGCCGGTACTTCCAGACCCGCTACATAATGCTCTCAAGGCTCAGCCTCGAAAACCTCATGGAGATTGCGCGACATCCAGACTTTGGCCCTGCTGTGAAAACACTCGAACTCTGTACGGATCATTTCGTGGAGTTCCCAAATCCATACTTTCATACTACACGGCATCAAGGCGACATATTACTGACCATAGAAGAAGGTCGATGCCCTCCCGCAGTTTTAGTGGGCAGCATAGATGATGCACACTCAtccggcgaggaggaggaccaaAGCcctggagaggaaggtcgGAGAACCGATGAAGGGAGTGTCTCGTCTCAGGCCTCGTATGAGACGCTTTTGGATAAGGTGGCTTATACGTCACTGTGGGAAGAGCAGGAATACATAATCATGTCCGGCCTTGCGCAGGCCTACATCACGCAGGCGCTGATTTCTCTTCCCAACATCGAGGCTGCCGTCATTAGTAACATGCACCGACCCTGGGGTGCACTAGCGCATGGCCGACAAACAGGTCTACCGCCAACAAACGCCCTAGACGATTCCATGCAGGTTCAGTTTCTAGGCCAAGTCCTTCGCATCACCCTTACAGCCATCGCTACGAGTGGTGCCGCTCTTAGCAGCCTTGCCATCACAGCTGGTGTCCTCTCTAGGGAGGCGATTGCGCCGGACATTCTCAGACCCTCGGAGTCGCATTTCCAATACTACAAGAACctccctccaagcctcaCGGAGCTCACACTAAATGTATCCGCCAAGGCAACGAGGGGCGCTGAGGACCGATGGGCGGACGACTTATCAGCATTTATCGGTGTGTTTCGACAACTCACACAACTGGATCTGGTCATCACACCCGTTGATTACGGCCCACGGGTTGACCGGTTAAAACAGCTCGCACCGAAGCTTCAAATACCGAATCTACAATGCCTAGGGCTCTATAGGGCATATTGTAGCGTACAGGATCTTGGGGCTTTTATTGTGAGGCACAAAGCAACACTCCAAAGCGTTACTTTGGTCCAAGTAGGAGTTTCGGGTGGAATTGGCCACTGGAGGTCTTTGTTCGCTCTAATTCGTGCTCATCTTCCAAGGCTTGAGTTATCTATTAAACTATGCACTGCAGCGGGGCTTGTCCTATTGTGCCGAGCGGAACACGAAAATGGAGAGGAATTTGAAGATTCTTTTGATGTCGGGGGCAGTCACGAAGCCTGGACGACGGCAATCGAGGTGATAGAAACAAGATAG
- a CDS encoding hypothetical protein (EggNog:ENOG503PD2M), giving the protein MQAYQNSEIGSREFKNRLVELTAVAVHNLAFLVYQGHPKLHSQEEIDKTVSWTVPPRWIEDDGLKPRWEKVTEPHPTLFYHVDYLDHDRYAHGLADVVGYWAEDRNFGGVVLFDKGDYPELQEAFDELTNYESEESFVVTLEYDERGLPIVTKSPRDPGASEDNMSQASSGKRRKLKDGSGKTPPAPSELLLDSPPSLGSPTPLDSPPPLSSPRLRSAELLELSSSPDASKQETPLPQGATKSPAKPVP; this is encoded by the coding sequence ATGCAAGCATATCAGAATTCTGAGATTGGGTCACGGGAGTTTAAGAATAGGTTGGTCGAACTGACTGCCGTCGCGGTACACAACCTAGCGTTTCTTGTATACCAAGGACATCCAAAGCTCCACAGCCAGGAGGAAATCGACAAAACTGTATCCTGGACAGTTCCGCCTCGATGGATAGAGGACGATGGACTTAAACCGCGCTGGGAGAAAGTCACTGAACCCCACCCAACGCTCTTCTATCATGTTGATTATCTTGATCATGACCGCTACGCCCATGGTCTTGCCGATGTAGTTGGCTACTGGGCAGAGGATCGCAATTTTGGCGGTGTCGTTCTGTTTGACAAAGGCGACTATCCAGAGTTACAGGAGGCTTTTGATGAACTCACAAACTATGAATCTGAGGAATCCTTCGTCGTCACTCTAGAGTATGACGAAAGGGGCTTGCCAATTGTCACCAAGAGCCCTAGGGACCCAGGAGCTTCAGAAGACAACATGTCCCAGGCATCAAGTGGCAAACGTAGGAAACTTAAAGATGGATCTGGAAAAACACCGCCGGCGCCCTCTGAATTACTCTTAGACTCGCCGCCTTCACTAggctcaccaacccctttggactctcctccgccccttAGCTCACCTCGTCTTCGTTCGGCAGAACTACTGGAACTATCATCTTCACCCGACGCAAGTAAGCAAGAAACACCTCTACCACAAGGTGCTACGAAGTCGCCAGCAAAGCCTGTTCCGTAG
- a CDS encoding hypothetical protein (EggNog:ENOG503P9DD), whose product MHLIRTLFLASSLSLAHASVLPSTPKPGIRALSKRAEPNTGEDFPEDEEPIPNRLNKVETAFKDAIELTSAVLSFIETDETIYPHYFDPADREEVTRIFRDLNNDGEGHDMLGNFLVQTTDLDNACGDRGLAYSGDYNTEQPFIVVCPRAFNKKAIGDLEGKDRGDEDARDFYAACAEDGGDIADNVSFHFNTLGMTLLHEYLHYDLMIQSSFGSIVDNPDGEPGYGPVAVYDRLPKDLARVNADSYAYYAAEVYWSLICQKEFQGPREGIDDADPDCGEQTCET is encoded by the exons ATGCACCTCATCCGCACCCTCTTTCTGGCTTCAAGCCTGTCCCTGGCGCACGCCAGCGTCCtaccctccacccccaagccCGGCATCAGAGCCCTCTCCAAGCGGGCTGAGCCCAACACAGGAGAAGACTTccccgaagacgaagagcccatccccaaccgTCTCAACAAAGTCGAAACCGCCTTCAAAGACGCCATCGAGTTGACCTCTGCCGTCTTGTCCTTCATTGAAACCGACGAGACAATCTATCCCCATTACTTTGACCCGGCAGACCGTGAGGAAGTTACCCGAATCTTCAGAGACCTTAACAATGACGGCGAAGGTCATGACATGCTGGGGAACTTCCTCGTGCAAACTACCGATCTTGACAATGCCTGCGGTGATCGTGGACTGGCGTACTCGGGTGATTACAATACTGAGCAGCCTTTTATCGTGGTTTGCCCTCGTGCTTTCAACAAGAAGGCTATTGGTGATCTTGAGGGGAAAGACcgtggggatgaggatgcgaGGGACTTCTATGCTGCTTGtgctgaggatgggggggatatTGCGGATAATGTCAGCTTT CATTTTAACACCCTCGGAATGACACTCCTCCATGAGTACCTCCATTATGACCTCATGATCCAGTCATCCTTCGGATCTATTGTTGACAATCCTGATGGTGAACCTGGCTATGGCCCGGTTGCCGTTTATGATCGGTTGCCGAAAGACTTGGCTCGGGTCAATGCTGACAGTTACGCGTATTATGCTGCG GAGGTATATTGGTCTCTGATCTGCCAGAAAGAGTTCCAGGGCCCCCGTGAGGGCATTGATGACGCCGACCCTGACTGTGGAGAGCAGACTTGCGAGACTTGA
- a CDS encoding hypothetical protein (EggNog:ENOG503PNSN) — protein sequence MSTTTPTTTSPPAKIHITITITPETHSFTTNPLPPLLTLSLLSHHPTQITLCTFNRPLALPSALTNRTITIHSLPSRQKIETCLFQVNRSPVTRIRGDSDEQFYLTLLPNTPTAISTPFGRGGGVNKIRPVPKAIAEKGWEVDEEGRERRVRRSVQPTGVDGLEPGLEYEVGLDRESLEGMWWAPVGREEILIEGGTTEGRYMGDYGGWVKGGIEWVVEGGRVKVEG from the coding sequence atgtccaccacaacccccaccaccaccagccctccCGCCAAAATCCACATCACCATAACCATCACCCCAGAAACccactccttcaccaccaaccccctcccccccctcctaaccctctccctcctctcccaccaccccacccaaaTAACCCTCTGCACCTTCAACCGCCCCTTGGCCCTACCCTCCGCCCTAACAAACCGCACAATAACaatccactccctcccctcccgccaaAAAATCGAAACCTGTCTTTTTCAAGTCAACCGTTCCCCCGTAACCCGCATCAGAGGCGATTCAGACGAGCAGTTCTACCTCACTTTACTCCCTAACACTCCCACCGCAATCTCAACCCCctttgggaggggtggaggggtgaaTAAAATCCGGCCTGTGCCAAAGGCCATCGCggagaaggggtgggaggtggatgaggaaggaagggagaggagggtaaGGAGGTCGGTGCAGCCtactggtgttgatgggttggagcCGGGGTTGGAGTATGAAGTTGGTTTGGATAGGGAGAGCCTAGAGGGGATGTGGTGGGcgccggtggggagggaggagatttTGATTGAAGGGGGAACGACGGAGGGGAGGTATATGGGGGATtatggggggtgggtgaaGGGTGGGATTGagtgggttgttgagggggggagggtgaaggtggaggggtag
- a CDS encoding hypothetical protein (COG:S; EggNog:ENOG503P6IW): MVRITVTALLAFVVTAMAQITPNNAGARNVGQGNGSQFITGGCVNNSDCASGCCADASGVGVCSAEAAQFQNGKNGCGFVDPNAQGTIAAAQAQVARQGF; encoded by the exons ATGGTCCGCATCACTGTAACTGCCCTCCTGGCTT TCGTCGTCACTGCCATGGCACAAATCACACCCAACAATGCCGGTGCGAGAAACGTTGGGCAGGGAAATGGCTCGCAGTTTATCACTGGGGGCTGCGTCAACAATTCCGACTGCGCTTCAGGGTGTTGCGCTGATGCGAGTGGCGTGGGGGTCTGCTCTGCTGAGGCTGCTCAGTTCCAAAATGGGAAGAATGGATGTGGCTTTGTTGATCCGAATGCTCAGGGGaccattgctgctgctcaggcTCAGGTTGCGAGGCAGGGATTCTGA